The region TCAGTTGAAATCCTTGACATGTGGTAGGCAACCTTTTTGCAAATATAGCACTCTAATAAGACATGACACAGCTTCGTCCACTTGGGGGTATCCTCCTTTTTTATACTGTCAAAACATTGCTGGTTGTTTAAAGAATTTATGGAAGGGTGGTCATTCTTCCAGGAGTGAGTATTTGCTTCTTGGTTTCCATGCCTTTCTGTTTACACAATACCTGTATTGTTTTAATTCTGAATCATCATGGAATCTTTTTCAAGATAGTTTAAATGGCAAATTAGATCCTACACATATAGTACCAATGACATGCATAACTGAATTCAAGTAGCACCAATATGAACAGCTAGGGTCAGGTTTGCACATTCACAGACAATGACAAATACTTAAAGGCAGCTTCCTGGCCAACAGCAGTTGTTAAGAAGCCAATGAGTGTAGAATGCATCCCAACTTCAGAGTtgctactatgaaaaattgtactTCCCAGAATCAATAAATTCTGGTAATTTACTCATTTTGTCTATTATATACTTCCTCTACTAATTTGCAAGCTCTATAAAGACAGAGAATTTGTCTGCTCATACAGCACCAATGCCTAGAACAGAACCTGGTCCACACTATGCACTCAAATGTTTGTTAAGTGAATGCATAAATGAAGTAGGATTTAACTCTAGATCTGAATAGAAAACTATGACCTCCCACAGCCTCCAAGCTCCACGCCATGTTACTCAAGCTTGGAATGCACTCGCACAATCATATTCACTCATGGTGCTCTCTGACCCTCCAGCTGGCTAGAAGCCTCTTTTTTAGTTAAAGGGTAAAAGTTGACTGGCATGTGTTATTCAAAAGATGACTGATGATTTCTAGGCTACTGTGGGGTTTTTATGACATGCTTGTACAGTTAAGTATGAATGCCCCAGAAGATGCAGTCATAACACTcttgtctttaaaaattaaaacaagaacaCGAAGGACAAAGCCTAGATTCAGAATGTACAtctaaacaaaaagacaaaaggaaaatgtatttctcactgaCTACAGATTATCTTAAATTCTGAttctgatattttcattttatggaaATCTGTGGTTGGAAATATGATGTGTGAGCCCTGTGGACAGAGGCTTGTTTTCTCTTATTCTTTTGACACAGAAATTCACATTTATAGTTGacacttgaacaacacaggttggaactgtgcaggtccactcaTATGTGGGTTATTTTCAATAAAtctactggaaaattttttggagatatgcaacaatttgaaaaggcTTGCAGGTGAACCACATAgcctagaaatattaaaaatattaagaaaaagatgtgtcacaaatgcataaaatttatgtagatacttatttgttttattatttaccaccataaaatcaacagtagGATATTGGctgttaagttttggggagttaaaagttatacatggattttcaactgcacagggTCTGGATGAGCCCCcaagttgttcaagggtcaactgtacaacCATTAAGAGAAGGATTCATGGTTTCAGTACATCCTTTATATCTCATGCATGGTTTTGGAGCCTAATAGTACAGGATTTCTTTTAATTAGCCTTGATAGGCCATCCAAATTCATccattctattttcatttcatttaataaattCTATGGGAAAAGATATGTGATGCACTATTCCACATTAACTCAACTTTTCATTGcagaaacaaacataaaaaagatTTTGAGTCTTTAAGATCTTAAAACCATAAACTCAAGCCTAAGGTTATTTATGAATAATAGAAAATTGTTACTTATTCTGTTCAAAATTCACAGAATAACAAGCTGGAAAAGAAAAGTGTCTTGATCCAGTGACCCTGAAAGGATGGCCATACCACTGATCAAAGCCTGGGTGCTTGGTGAAATGCTTGCCTTCTTCAACCTGATTCAATGGGTCCCTACTGGCTGCTAGGCCCCAAGCCAGGCACTGGGGCTGCATAACTACAGTGAGACATGTCCAGGGACTGTGGAGAAATAACTGATTAAGTCtattaaaagaatgaatttaaaTTTTACTACTCAATGTTTATTAATTTCCTCACATGGTACTCTTCGAGCAACACACTCCTTCTATTAAAATAATGGTGAAATCCTTTACAGAGGTAATTGAGTTAAGACCTTGCTGCATGAATTTATCTCACTAAGCAGTACACTGATGGCCCTTCTTCCAAATTACCAGTAGGAACATCCCAAGTGCTTCCTCAAAGAACACAGGAGGTTCCAACTGTCAGTGGCCATAAGTTCCTGTGTCTCATAGCCCTCATAGACAGAAAAGTCTCCTAAACTTAAATTTAACTCACACAAGAAAATAGTGCTTCCAAAAGTAATTGTAATGGGCAGAGTGAAAGTGAAGAGCAATGTGATATGCACAGGCCCTCCTCCCCTGCACTTCCGTGTTTGGTTTTTATAGGGATCTGGTTTTTCAATGGAATTCCAAATGAAATTTCCCATCAAGAGACGCTGTGCTATCTTAGCTTTGACATGCGGTTAGTAAAAGGAGATGAGGATGAGGAGGTCTGGGTTTGCATGGTATGGAAAGTGGACCAAAATCAAAAAGAAGGGAAGGCTCAGGCACAAATGGATATTTCATATTCTAAATCTGTTTACAtttcataaaaaaaatttttaaagcatctgATGACTTATGTTGTTATGATATCTTACAGTTTACAGAGCACTTTTCCTATGTTGTTCAGTTACTACAATTCAGCAAACTTTCATTTAGTTCAGACACTGTTGTAAATGTTTACAAGATGCTTACAACGTATGAAGGGGGGCAAAATGTACAACCTTTATCATGCATACAGGGCATGATACATGCAGTGACTCTTCTAGCACTGGGGATAGCAGAGTGTGGGTGTTAGGAACAGCCTAGTGGTCAAAATATTTGAGATGGGCCATGAGCAACTGGTGAGATTTCAACAAGTGGCGATAGCAAGGCAAGCACAGCAGACGGGGGGAGGGGGCATGGCCGAGGTGCAGAAGCAGGGGGCAGTGGGGCAGAGTGGTACAGTGGCCAAAGGCGTGGCTCTGCCATCAGATGCAGCTGAGCTGAGTCCCACTGCTGCTGTTTACTAACTATGTAACCTTGCTCATATTCTTttgcttctctctgcctcagtgtccCTATAGGTAAACAAGAGGGTAATAAAAAGGCTGTGTGAAGATTAACAGATAAGACACTTGGCAGAGTACCTGGCAAAGTTACCGCCTGTTATTTCAGAAAACAATAAACAGCCTGATGAAGCTGGCCAATTCGACTGGCCTCCATGATAGAGAAATGAGACTTTGCCATATGATGGTCCCCCCGTATAATAAAGCAAACCCATCCGCAGGTTTGCTTTTCATGGTTTCAGTTCCTATTGTCAACTGCCGTCTGAAAGCAGATACTCCTCTTGACACAGTGTCAGAAtgtcagtagtagcctaacactACACCACAGTGCCTACATCCTTCAACTCGCTTCATCTCACCATgcgggcattttatcatctcacatcatgaCAAGAGAAAGCACGGTGAGGGAAGTACCATAGCATATTTAGggggagagaccacattcacatcacTTTCATCACAGTACACTGTTATCATTTTTCTGTCTTGTTATAGTTATTGTTCATTTCTTACTGTGCCTCATTTATGAGTTACACTTTGCCATTGGTACGTATATAGCATATAAAAACCACAGTATATACAGGGCTAGGTACTGTCTGTGGTTTCAGGCAGCCACTGGGGCTCTTAGGATGTCTCTCGCAGGATATGGGGGGACTGTGTTGACAAGAGAGACTTCTGAGCAAGATGGTAAGATGCTCAGGTCTATTTCAGAAGAGAAGTATTATTACAAAAGGACAAAGTTGGAAGAggagagtggagacaggcagccTTCTATCAGTCAAAGTGAGAAACGGTTTTATGCTGTTACTTCGTGTGTGTCTATCTCCCTCACAGCACGCCAGCTGCCAATGGCAGCACCCTGCCTTCTTTCTCACCTGGGGATCCAGTGCTGGCACGCAACTGCCTTGCACTATGTATtgctagaatgaatgaatggctgaaACCGTGATCCTCACAACACAGACAAAGGATGgttagcccattttacagatgaggaaaactaaACATCAGGAGGCTCAGTGACCTGCCCCCAACCCACAGCAAGAGGCAGTGCTGGGACTAAAAAAGCCACTTTACTCCTTGTACAGAAACCACCATATCAAGCTTAGGAGTTTGGTTACATTAGTTCACCTCAGACTGGAAGACGAGGGTTCTGAAAAAAATTCTAAGTTCAACAGAGCAAATAGTAAGAGTGGTAATAAATCAATTAATGAATtacattctaatttaaaaattttaagttctgcAGATGCACACTAGATGGCAGCATCTCGCATCTTTTCCAGGCCCGTAACAGCTGCCACTGTCCCTTCACAGAGGGTCAGTACAGACCAGGTCCTAAGCTAGGGCTTGAGTTTATTTATTTCAGCTTCACAACTTGTACTATAGATTAAAATATCCTAGCAGAAAGGTTCAAATTCCAAATTGCGGAAGCCTCGTGTCACCAACCTTCCTATTGCCAGAGCAGCTGTGGAACTTTGCCTTCACTGGAGAAGCCCCAGGGAAGCCTTGACTCTTAGAAGGCTCTAAATTAGGGTTCTTCCAAATTAGGAAGATGTGGAAGGGACACAGGCTTCCCCTAGGCCTTAGAACAGTCCAGCAACACCCACTGGCTACCTTCATGAACCAGCTCTGAGCACACTGGCAACAGCCCATGCCTGCCAGTGCTGTAACTCCTTTCCAGAATCCATCACTTAatggcaaatatttactgagcacctactcagTGCCAGACATTATGCCCCAAACACGAACCACCAGCCCCCACATGCATCTACCCCCATGCAATCCACCCTAGATTCCTCAGGGCTCCTGCCTGGCCTGTTCATGGGCTGGCCTCATCTCCTCCCTTCACACACCAGAAGGAACTGTCCTGgctgttcccagtgcttgagaaGGCATCAAGGGATCCCTTCCAGGCAGTAAAGGGTGTATGTGTTGTACCTCCCCAGTTAACACATGGCGCACCAGAACTTGAACAGATCTAAACTGTGGCTGGGACTTTAAAGGAGCACTGTAGGCTTTCAGAACAGGAATTTGGAGGCACACAGCTTACGGCTTTAAATCCTACCAGGTAGTAGAAGATATTACAGAGGGAGGGTTGTCCTGGCCCTGCATGTTGATTCTGTGGGCAGCACGGTCCTAGAGCCACACATACGCAGGGAGAGTCagcgagagggagagagagttaaTGAGTTGAGAAGGTGAATAAAAgggacttatttttttttattaaaaatttatcagTAAGAGAAAATAGCCTACATTTGGGATCATCCAAGTCTTGATTATAGATTAAATCCCCCTGCCTGAAAAATTAAATGTGGAAGGAAATGGGCAATTATGTGCACTCAATCTGGTAGTGGTCAGACATGTCTGTGATTTTTCTGTCTAGCAGCTTCCGAGAGGCTGGATTTGCTGGTATCACTTGCCCTGTGGATTCAAGTCACTCTCACTGCCTGGGCTCCTGCCTCTTTTGGGGATTTTGTAGCACTTACAGCAGCTGTCATTTTCCACTCTTTTGTGtgactgttttaaaaatatttgtctccATAGATTTTAAGCCCCCAAAAGCAGGGTTTGAATATAATTTTGCACAACATCATATCCCCAATGCTGAACAGTGTGATAAAAATGCACGAACAGCCTGGAGATGGGATGCGTGCTTCCCCAGGACCCCATTCATTCCTATGTGCTCACTACAGGTACACAGGGACAGCCTGCCACTCAGTTGGTATAGTGTGTGAAGCAAATCATACAGCTCTTCCGATTTCACACTAGGAGCAAATCTAAACTCACACACAGAACTAACCTTAAGCTCCTCAGGAAGTTCTTTGGAAATGAACAGTGACAGATGTTACCTGACAAGGCTCCTGTCATGCACTGGGAGGCTGTGGCTTATTTGCCATCCCCTCCTCTCCACAGGCTATCTTCCTACTGCGCATACTCATAAGAAGCTGGGGTTTCAAACTGTCCAGTCTTATTGTCTGAAGAAAAGTCTGTGAAGCAGAGAGGAAGATCAAAGATAAATAAGACTAATTTATATAACATCACTTAAAACTTCAATTCCACTGCTTCTCTCGGAACATTTATGTGAGCTTCTACCTACACAGCAATAAAGACATTTGATCTCGTGTATTTCTTTCCTTAATTTGCTCCCATGGCTTATCATAATTGTAGGTGTTGATGTGGCAACTTATTTAACgcttattattacattttatacAATGTCTTATCTCTGAGCAAGAGTATAAACACCTCAAGGGCTGGAACCAGCTCCTAGCAAAGCCTCCTAAACATACTCAGTTAGCAATTTTAACTGATTGGTCTGGTTGCTtatctttgagaaacactgaaatcattaaggaaggaaggaagaatggaaaagaaagagcACAAACTGGGCCAACCCATTCCACATAACACAGCACCAGCCCATCAAATAAAGCCTATTTACAGTAGCTTGTTTGATTTTCTCGTTGTGAAAATCTTAGGGTGCTATTAGGTCCAGAGATGTGCAATCATTTCCTGGAAACTCTTGAATGAATAACTGTGGGTAAAAGACCAGGGAGGTACCCACGTGAGTGCACCTCAAGCTTCAATAGTGGTGTGGGGAAAGACGCCACCACCACCTGTTCTCTGCTGCAGGTCCTCCCCTAAGCCAGTCTCCAGCCAGCTTCCACAGGCCTTCATGAAGGGCCAAAAGTCATCTTCCAATCTTTGGCTAGCTCCTTTGCCAACACTGTTACCGTGGGAAACCGCCTGGTTACTTGAAGGATACAGCTACTGTTCATATCAGTTTTGGAACCCATCTTCTGCACTGACCTTTAGAGCTCATGGTATAATCTTAGCAGTATCAAATCTTCACTGCCCTGAGTAGATACAATTTTCCAAAGAGTCCAGAGACACAAGGAGTTGGGTAAGCAAGCTGAGTAATAACTTGGGGTTGGAATATAAAGCATAAAGAGACAGGAACCTCCAAACTATTAACCAATAGAAGAATGCAACCATGTGTATAGCTTCCCAAAGTAACTTCTCTGAGGATGACATTGATTTAGCTGAGTAAGCAAAGTAATTTCATGGTCACACTTCAGACATGCCATATGTACTAGCCCCAAGCACTAAACCTTTAGGCTCATCCCCAAATCTATTTCCCACTCTCCTACCAAGCTAATTAAAATTCAGAATGCCTTGACCCAAAGCACGGCTGCTGCTAAAATACCATATATTCTAGACCAAAAGTAGCATATCATCTTAGGGCAAATTTGTTTGACATGATGAGTTGTCAGCCTTGACTGACACAAGGCAGAGGATGTAACCGATTTTGGGGGAAAGCTGTTAGAGAGGACAGTCACCAAGGAGATACCCTAGAGCCAATCTGTGAATGGGACACAGGGCCCCACCTTCAGGTCCACACATCCACAACCCAAACAGATCAGACAAACACAGCTGCAAGGTCCAAGCATGTGGTGATTTTTATTAAGAATAACTTTGGTTCTAGGAATTCCACCCTCAATTCTGTAATACTTTCCATTAAAAACAATTATACAAGagcaaatacaaaaaatattaaattatgaaaacaaatccattaaggctccctttatatatattatatacactcacacaagtcaaGATTTTTCAGAGTAGAAGAATAAAGTCAACTGTTATAGCTTAGAATGCAACATTACTTTACTACCAGGAGACTATAAAACACTGAACTATTTTAAGAAAACCACAAAGTGGAAAAATGGAGCCATTTTTGTCAAAAAGTGGCTCAAAGCACAAAATTGCTCAGAAATTCATGAGTCCTAGGGGTTTGGACTGCACAGTATTAAAGTGTGGGGGAGACTGATGCCTTTTGAAACTCAGGCTTATGAACCCTTAAGAGCCTCACTACCTATACATCCCACTGTCTGGCTGTAAGACATCACCTCATGCTATTTACACGTCTTCTTCTGGCCAGACCTTGTACTACTAACTACACATTAATTTTGCAGATTTGTGAGTGAGATTGGGAGGGAAATGCTTTTgtcatttactttttttcccaGTGAAGAATAAATTCTAGGTAAGTTCTAGGAGCAGAACTGGTCCTTCTAAAGGAACCTGTCAGGGCCCTTGGGAATTCTACCAAGTGGCAGTTGCTTCAAGGACATAGGATTTAAGATTTACCATCAGGTTAGGTAAAAGGCTATGAGCCAGTCCTGAATCTTCACTTCACAAGTCACATCattagtacatatacacaaagaaaGAACTCTAGTCAATGTGCAATCAGATATGTACTTTTAAGATGATCAGTTAACACGCTTTCTTCAAAAGGAAGAATCATGGAACAAAATAGTTATCATTCCATCCTTCAAAGGCAGACTATTATAGAGTATCATTTTACTGTAAGCATCCATATCTTATTCAAATAATACTTACTGATGAAAGAAGTAATCCATTTCAGGTGTAATCGACATGTCTAACTAGTAGTGTTATCTTTGCATTTACTTTGATCCTGTGCACCTTAGGATGAAATGTGAGCCTGTCAATTGCTATTGAATAAAACTACAGCATTCCCATAGAAAGCTGATTTCTACTATGTTTATTAAGGATCTAAAAGTTTGGGATCCAGTTCTCTATTAGCCTTTAGTGGAAGTGTAAGAAGTCTGCAATGTAGAAATGACTGGCTGAATTGTCTCCCTGGAGAATATAATCCACACAAATTCTTCCAGTCACCCAAGTAGAATGTACCCCCACCTATCCCAGCAGTATAAAATGGATTTTGGGTAAGAATTTTGCTGTTATTCATAATTCAAACTTCACGTAGAAGTGCACGCCAGCCAGCATGCAGACACTGAGCAGCCCCTCCCTTCACTTCAGCTGTTCCTGAGACACAGCCCAGGAGTCATCAGTGTCACCATCGCCAACGGCACCATCATCACCAAGACAGTGGAGAAACAGTCTctcttcacaagaaaaacaaaggcaaagtAATATGTAATCATTAATCAGAAATCTTCAAAGCTTGGATTctaataatattcaaaatgtacAAATGCTATAAATCTTCCAGCTAGGTCTCCTTCAGACCAATCTACATTTGTTTCACATTAAAACACCCAAAGAACTCCTTGCCTAGCTCCCCAATCAGAGCTTTCCTCACACTGCTCTCGGAAGAAATCAAATTATTTGGACCCTTTATTCTGACAAGGAAGTTTGTTATATGGATAGCGTTTATTCTCTGAACGATAGAATGATTATTTTGTATAAAGGACTAGTTTAGcttgtttgaaaaacaaaacaaaaaccctaacagttatcaaagcaataaatggatttataTGATGTGCCTTCTCTGAACTACAATGTTACCATGGTGCATGCTAGCATTGGAGAACCATAAGGAGCTAAAATAAGATCAAGATGgatgtttacatatattttttaacgtATTTTTAAACCTTCTCACTCTGTTTCTGAATCTTCATGCTAACAAAGTAGCTGTGCTCAATATCAACATTAACATTCTCAGGTGTTAATTCTAACTTGGGTGAAAGTATGGAGAAGGAAATTTCAGATTCTGAAAACAGAATCTACGAATATTGGAAGTAACAGATCAAATGCATTTATTTCTATGCGATCTAAATTGTCTAACATAactaaaggaagaataaaacatattttctttaagttttaaaagaaaaaaggctctGTGCCCCACTAAACTTAGATTGGAAGAAAAGATAAGCAGTGCAACTCTCAAAAATTTATTCCAGTGTCCTCTTCCTTTgttactgtggttttttttttaagtctttgaaCAACAGTCTGTGATCCCAACTTAAGTGCTGGTCAACATCCTCGTTCGGCGAATAGGAACTGCAACTGTCACAGGTAATTAATCCACCTAGATTGTAGGAAAACCTAAACCAAATCCTTTTTAACGTAGCAATTCTCTGCTGGCTGGGATTCTCTCCAGGGGTTTCTCGCCCTGAGATGAACTGCTGAGCAGGCACCTGCGCACAGCTTGGGTGTGATGGGCTGGGTTTACGACTCCTGCGCTTGGACCACTTCTTGGCCTGTTCTCCTGAGATTGCCTTTAACCTTCACAAATTCTGGGGCATTTTCTTGCTCTTCTTGCAATTTCtgcttctcaacttcaagctaaatgaaattcagaaatagaaaaattatttacaaaCTGAGAGGCTTTTCAAAACAATTCTCTTTCCAAAGCCCTAATGACTTCATTTCACTGTAGAAGAATTTCTCTCCTGGTCTCCactttaaatatacatacatcCGAATGTATGTATATAGGTCCTGGGATGATTCTGCACAGGAGCAGTGGGAAATTGGTTGTTACTACAAGCAATGTCAAGAAATGATGAGAACCTAAAAGTCAAGGCTAAAAGAACAAGATCCTGAGAGCAATATGCAGCTGCCCCATGGTCTTCACTCAAGTTGACTTTCACTCAACTGCTTGAGCTCCCAACACTGCTGAGAATTCAGTGATATTCCCCAGTTTTGGCTTGGCCTCCTGAATCTCTTCTAAGTCCTCAACAGAATCCTTATCTTTACCTTGAATGTGTATAAGCCCATTTGCTAACATTTGGTCTCGTATTTTCCTTTCATGGTATAAATTTGTACATCTGACACATATGGTAAGTTCTGCTTGTTTCAACATCCTTGTTACTCAGGACAAAAAGGACAACTTTTGAAGAATCAGAGAAAGACTATTACTGTATGATATCTCaaacatgtggaatctaaaaaaatctgAAGACCCAAAAATTGTAAGAGCACAGAGTAAAGTGGTGGCTCCTGAAGGTGGGGAATAGGAGCACTGTTTTAGGCAACATACTTGCAACTAGTAGTTAAATAAGTCATAGGGAGTTAGTACACAGGACAGTAATTACAGTCAATACAACTATTAAAAACATTCAAcctgctaagagactagatctttaTTGTTGTCAACAGTGGAAGAAATGATAATCATGCAACAAGGGAGAGGCATCAGCTAAGGCAACAGTGGCAAACACATTCACCATGACTGTGCCAATTCACTACTGTGCCCCTGAGCTTACACAACATGAATGTCAAGCAtatctcaacaacaaaaaaggtatCTTTCACCATATCACCCTTACCTGTTCCAACTTCTGCTGCCGTTTCAACAGTTCTATTTCCAAgtcagattttttcttttgtgcctcctcttccttctgtTTTATTACTTGATCTCGTTTCCTCTTTTCCATCACTTTCTGCAGCTCTGGCTTATTCTGAGGGGCAAGACCCCTGCAAAAAAGTATTAACAAAATTACACAGTTTTAATCCAATGGACACATCTTTCAAGAACTGAGACTTAAGGCATCAGCCATAGATAAGGGGGCTATTGAGTTGGCATGGCTGGGATGCCTCCTACTGGTTAGCAGTCAACACTGGTGGTCTCAGGAATTCATGAGTGTGAAAGAAGAGCAAGAGCAGCTTCCATGAATAAACATGTACtcaacacctactgtgtgccagacactgggcaGCACAAAGGGGGATAGTGAGAGTGGTTTGGGTGGGAAGGTAGAGAACAGCATGCTCATTCAGTTGGTGGGATGGTCACCCATGAGGAGACGGAGATGCCAGGAATTTGAGACCCCTCCACCTGGAGTTTTAGGGGGGGTTCCCAAGATCAGGTCCCTGAGCCTGTGTACTATAAAGGCAGCCTACAGAGTGCTAGCACAGACATCTAAACAGCAAAATGGCCCTGGAAACCTCTCCAAAATTTTCAGATTTGTTAGAGGGTGCTTGCCCATCAAAAGGCAGGTCCAAGGTTTCATGGTTACTGGGGGGCATGGCCACAGAGAAGTCTGGCCCCAGAGTCCTTGACCTCATCCAGAGCGCCCTGTGGCGGAACCACTGCAGATGTGTAGTTTACTACTGACAAGGTGCAGGAAGTCAGGCTCCAGTGAAGTTCTCCATTCCTGAGAGAAATCAGGCTGCCTTCTCTGCAAGTGGGTTGAAACAAAACCCCAACTCAGGCCATTGCCTAGCAGCCCTCCACCTAAAATGTTGGAGGCAATTCAAGGGAAGGGTACTCATTAGCATTTCCCCAGGTGGGATTTCTGAGCTTAACTGTTAACTCGGACCTCTCCTGAACTCAATCTTTGCCATCTCCTCAGATTTCTCCAGTCCAGGCTCCCAAGGTACTGGCTTAGCCAGCCTCTTACTCACTGTCTTCCCTCTCTCTTTAGCTAGGCTCCCCTCTTAAGTAATCTCAACTTGATACTAACTTGTGATAAGAGCATTTAAAAgtcaaaatgaaagaaaccatAGAACAGAAGAAGCACTCTCAAATTCAGGCAGCACAGAGAGTAAGTGTGCTGagtgcactcacacacacctgcacacttGGCTGAACAGGAACTCCTGCTTTT is a window of Manis pentadactyla isolate mManPen7 chromosome 3, mManPen7.hap1, whole genome shotgun sequence DNA encoding:
- the FAM107B gene encoding protein FAM107B isoform X2 codes for the protein MLSDSPFEDTHIKDTYLIPRNIMAEPDYIEDDNPELIRPQKLVNPVKTSRNHQDLHRELLMNQKRGLAPQNKPELQKVMEKRKRDQVIKQKEEEAQKKKSDLEIELLKRQQKLEQRDCFSTVLVMMVPLAMVTLMTPGLCLRNS
- the FAM107B gene encoding protein FAM107B isoform X1, which produces MAEPDYIEDDNPELIRPQKLVNPVKTSRNHQDLHRELLMNQKRGLAPQNKPELQKVMEKRKRDQVIKQKEEEAQKKKSDLEIELLKRQQKLEQLEVEKQKLQEEQENAPEFVKVKGNLRRTGQEVVQAQES